In the Candidatus Electrothrix rattekaaiensis genome, one interval contains:
- a CDS encoding tetratricopeptide repeat protein, whose protein sequence is MKQGDIFYRQFNNRNALASYKKALETQPKNFDCLSKIVRAYNDIGEDLSSEESEQYYEQAVQYAEKLQQMFPDRAKSYYQLAVSYGNLALLRGSKEKVKLSGSVEKNIRKALAMNPDYADAYAVLGIYYKEVASLNSFLKAFARLFFGDLPEGTYDDALKAFQRAIALKTTRPVYTYFLIGRTYEEMDEPEKAKQAYLKAVGFPNTDHRDHAVKERARKRLQSL, encoded by the coding sequence ATGAAACAAGGTGATATTTTTTATCGGCAATTCAATAACCGCAACGCCTTGGCCTCCTATAAAAAAGCGTTGGAGACACAACCGAAGAACTTTGACTGTCTGAGCAAGATCGTCAGGGCCTACAACGATATCGGTGAAGACCTATCTTCAGAGGAATCAGAACAGTATTATGAGCAGGCTGTTCAGTACGCTGAAAAATTACAACAGATGTTCCCGGATAGGGCGAAAAGTTATTACCAGTTGGCTGTCAGCTATGGCAATCTTGCTCTCTTGCGGGGAAGCAAGGAAAAGGTTAAACTCTCCGGCTCAGTGGAAAAGAATATCCGCAAGGCCTTGGCAATGAACCCTGACTATGCAGACGCCTATGCGGTTTTAGGTATTTATTATAAAGAAGTAGCCAGCCTGAACAGCTTTTTAAAGGCCTTTGCCCGCCTCTTTTTCGGCGACCTGCCAGAGGGAACCTATGATGATGCGCTCAAGGCTTTTCAAAGGGCAATCGCGCTGAAAACAACAAGACCGGTCTATACCTATTTTCTTATTGGGCGTACTTATGAGGAAATGGACGAGCCGGAAAAGGCAAAACAGGCCTACCTGAAGGCAGTCGGTTTCCCTAACACTGATCATCGGGATCATGCTGTAAAGGAGCGTGCAAGAAAGAGATTGCAGTCATTATAA
- a CDS encoding response regulator transcription factor, which produces MKILIVEDEQRLAALLKKGLEENSYAVDLCFDGEEGLYMAETFPYDAVLLDVMLPKMDGFDVLENLRKQGVEVPVLMLTARAEVESRVKGLNRGADDYIPKPFDFAELLARLTAVIRRNKGQPASAVQIADLRLDLNAKTAFRAEREILLSAKEYAVLEYLILNKGRVVSRTEFSEHVYDGDFDLDSNIIDVYINKLRKKIDKGHEHKLIQTKRGVGYYIPHEEQ; this is translated from the coding sequence ATGAAAATTCTTATTGTTGAAGACGAGCAGCGACTGGCTGCTCTGTTGAAAAAGGGGCTAGAAGAGAATTCCTATGCGGTTGACCTTTGCTTTGACGGCGAAGAAGGACTGTATATGGCCGAGACCTTTCCTTATGATGCAGTGTTGCTTGATGTCATGCTGCCCAAGATGGACGGTTTTGACGTCCTTGAAAACTTGCGCAAGCAGGGGGTTGAGGTGCCTGTGCTTATGCTCACCGCACGAGCAGAGGTGGAGAGTCGGGTTAAGGGCTTGAATCGGGGCGCGGATGATTACATTCCAAAACCCTTTGACTTTGCAGAACTTCTTGCTCGCTTGACTGCCGTGATTCGAAGAAATAAGGGACAGCCTGCCTCAGCGGTGCAGATCGCGGATCTCCGCCTTGACCTGAATGCTAAAACAGCCTTTAGGGCTGAAAGAGAAATATTGCTTTCCGCCAAGGAGTATGCTGTTCTGGAATACCTGATTTTGAATAAGGGCAGAGTCGTCAGTAGGACCGAATTTTCTGAGCATGTTTATGACGGAGACTTTGATTTGGACAGTAATATTATTGATGTTTATATCAATAAGCTCCGTAAAAAAATAGATAAGGGGCACGAGCACAAGCTGATTCAGACCAAGAGAGGAGTGGGGTATTATATCCCGCATGAGGAGCAATGA
- a CDS encoding iron-containing alcohol dehydrogenase produces MQNFVFHNPTKIIFGRKTVPSVGAETAYFGQKALLVYGQSSIKKTGIYDQVHSSLTEAGVTVVEHGGTRSNPLLDHVRAGIAKAKQEKVDVIIAVGGGSVIDTAKAIAAGVMVEHDVWKFFIGKKSIKAALPIVTVLTLAAAGSEMNSGMVITNQDTQEKFGFGHRLLYPKVSILDPEVTFTVPPDYTAYGAVDAIAHVLEFYMTTQDTDTPVQARFIEGLILNAMESCERCLEDPCDYGGRANLMWTATLALNGLTAAGLGRVGFPMHMIEHSLSALYDVPHGAGLSVVMPGWLQWYKEQDAARIARLGRGILPSAEQQELVGESDTVIAERTVAFLRTWFSKVNSPVTLAELDIPAEDIPRIAENALGLAKVWRLNQYSHEVIEEILQRCA; encoded by the coding sequence ATGCAAAATTTTGTTTTTCACAACCCGACTAAGATTATCTTTGGTCGTAAAACCGTCCCCTCTGTCGGTGCAGAGACCGCCTATTTCGGACAAAAGGCCCTGCTGGTCTACGGGCAGAGCAGTATAAAGAAAACCGGGATCTATGACCAGGTACACAGCTCCCTTACCGAGGCCGGTGTCACGGTGGTTGAGCATGGCGGCACCCGCTCAAACCCGCTGCTGGATCATGTCCGAGCAGGTATTGCCAAGGCCAAGCAGGAAAAGGTGGATGTTATTATCGCTGTGGGTGGAGGCTCTGTGATCGATACAGCCAAGGCTATTGCCGCAGGTGTTATGGTGGAGCATGATGTCTGGAAGTTCTTTATCGGCAAAAAGTCGATTAAAGCGGCTTTGCCCATAGTCACGGTGCTGACCCTGGCCGCAGCCGGGTCCGAGATGAACTCGGGAATGGTGATCACCAATCAAGACACCCAGGAGAAGTTCGGCTTTGGCCATCGCTTGCTCTATCCCAAGGTGTCTATCCTGGACCCAGAAGTTACCTTTACCGTACCGCCAGATTACACCGCCTACGGTGCAGTGGATGCCATTGCCCATGTTCTGGAATTTTACATGACCACCCAGGATACTGACACCCCGGTGCAGGCCCGTTTTATCGAAGGGTTGATCCTGAACGCAATGGAGTCCTGTGAACGCTGCCTAGAAGATCCCTGTGATTATGGCGGACGAGCCAACCTGATGTGGACCGCCACCTTGGCCCTGAACGGCCTGACAGCGGCGGGGCTGGGTCGGGTGGGATTTCCCATGCACATGATTGAGCATTCCCTCAGTGCGCTCTATGATGTGCCGCACGGGGCTGGCTTGTCCGTGGTCATGCCCGGCTGGCTGCAATGGTACAAGGAACAGGATGCCGCTCGTATTGCCCGGCTGGGGCGGGGCATCCTCCCTTCTGCTGAGCAGCAAGAGCTTGTAGGGGAGAGCGATACCGTTATCGCAGAACGAACTGTCGCTTTTCTCCGTACTTGGTTCAGCAAGGTCAACAGCCCTGTAACACTGGCAGAACTGGATATACCGGCAGAGGATATTCCCCGTATTGCTGAGAACGCCTTAGGTTTGGCTAAGGTCTGGCGGTTGAATCAGTACAGCCACGAGGTTATTGAAGAGATTTTGCAGCGTTGTGCGTAA
- a CDS encoding HAMP domain-containing sensor histidine kinase: protein MKAGGSIKGRLVLWILLAGAVLVILLDFVLLHQFEKVAFHSVTNVLHSKLQIMKGLIHAHANYIEVELAEVARGEYSIPSSGHYYQVFIDENLYLTSPSMQPSLFNLISDTPESYDAEAREWLYRTTGPAGEPLLVLRNDFAIQDKEVSIRVAETLAETVTILSKLERFFYLLTPFFILLIGIVGYLISSHALRPLTIFADALERITHKNLGKRIGPNGFARELHVFAERFNSLLERLQTAFDAEKELIANAAHELKTPLAVIRAECDIALMKERSGEEYAESLREVRTVSDTMLRQVNGMLTLARIDSGILSTSFHLISLNSCLDNAIALIRPLAKEHHIKIRRKEDDEMIVLGDKDALTEGVSNLLENAVYYNHPKGSVSVSLQCRDNKVVLTVQDTGIGIPEHELEQVFHKFYRSEAVKTIKGTGLGLSITKAVVASHHGEIEVCNAEFGGACFTITLPLHDTTQEGRLI from the coding sequence ATGAAAGCCGGAGGCTCAATAAAAGGCAGGCTGGTGCTCTGGATTCTTCTTGCAGGTGCAGTGCTGGTCATTCTGCTTGATTTTGTTCTGCTGCATCAGTTCGAAAAGGTTGCTTTTCATTCGGTTACTAATGTACTGCACTCCAAATTGCAGATTATGAAAGGGCTCATCCATGCACATGCAAACTATATTGAGGTCGAGCTTGCCGAAGTTGCCCGGGGTGAATACTCCATCCCGAGTTCAGGACATTATTATCAGGTGTTTATAGATGAAAATTTGTATTTGACTTCCCCGTCCATGCAGCCTTCCCTCTTTAATTTGATCTCCGACACGCCGGAATCCTATGATGCGGAAGCGCGGGAGTGGCTCTATCGAACAACAGGCCCTGCCGGGGAGCCGTTGCTTGTGCTTAGGAACGACTTTGCAATACAGGATAAAGAGGTTTCCATACGGGTAGCCGAGACCTTGGCGGAAACCGTTACAATACTTTCCAAGCTGGAGCGTTTTTTTTATCTGCTCACCCCGTTTTTTATTCTCCTGATCGGGATCGTTGGGTACCTTATATCATCACATGCTTTGCGCCCGTTAACGATTTTTGCCGATGCCTTGGAACGAATCACCCATAAGAATCTGGGAAAAAGAATAGGCCCCAACGGGTTTGCCCGTGAACTGCATGTTTTTGCGGAACGCTTTAACTCTCTGCTGGAACGCCTGCAAACAGCCTTTGATGCGGAAAAAGAACTGATCGCCAATGCGGCTCATGAGCTGAAAACACCTTTGGCCGTTATCCGGGCCGAATGCGATATCGCCCTGATGAAGGAACGTTCAGGGGAGGAATATGCCGAGAGTCTGCGGGAAGTCAGAACGGTTTCCGATACCATGCTGAGGCAGGTCAACGGTATGCTGACTCTGGCCCGGATTGATTCGGGTATCCTGTCCACCTCCTTTCATTTGATCTCTTTAAATAGCTGTCTTGACAATGCAATAGCGCTTATTCGCCCTCTGGCCAAGGAACATCATATTAAAATTCGTCGGAAGGAAGATGATGAGATGATCGTCCTAGGAGATAAGGATGCCTTGACAGAGGGTGTGTCCAATCTTTTGGAGAATGCGGTCTATTATAATCATCCGAAAGGATCGGTGTCCGTGTCTCTGCAATGCCGTGATAACAAGGTGGTACTGACTGTCCAGGATACTGGGATTGGCATCCCGGAACATGAACTGGAACAGGTCTTTCATAAGTTTTACCGATCTGAAGCCGTGAAAACGATTAAGGGAACCGGCCTCGGTCTGAGTATAACCAAGGCCGTTGTTGCAAGCCATCACGGGGAGATCGAAGTTTGCAATGCGGAATTCGGCGGAGCCTGTTTTACCATAACCCTGCCTCTCCATGATACGACGCAGGAAGGGCGACTCATTTGA
- a CDS encoding M3 family oligoendopeptidase, giving the protein MSTQRNTELNTTEVLWNLKDLYESLDDQQIQDDLDFCHQEADLLQENQGKLAELEPATFARTVRRLERIQTNMGRIETYAFLNFSTQVKNAKAGAFLQKIKEESSKLGRKLVFFNLEWAKMDQPLADRLLAHEEVAVYDHFLTSLRRYADHLLSEAEEELLVEFEPVGTESWLNLFEKVLGHLEFGEDKRGEEEVLSDLYDSDREVRRKAAQELTDGLQSQLHILTHIFNTILAEKMISDRLRNYSSWIRTRNLSNELEDVTVDALVTASVGRYDLVQRYYRLKKDLLGLDELQDYDRYVPLPSLPDQQISWQECREMVLEGFRGFSPDMADIAELFFAKNWIHAPLLNGKRGGAFAHPAVPDAHPYVLVNYTGNLRDVSTVAHELGHGVHQYLAKEQGYFNSNTTLVLAETASVFAELLIFHRQLEILENPAQRRAFICQKLESIFATVFRQISMNRFENLIHNARREQGELSAEVLSDLWMESQVAMFGDSVNLSEQYRIWWTYIPHFLHTPGYVYSYAFGELLVLALYRIYQQEGAASFVPKYIHLLSQGGNQSPYELLKPFDIDLNDPEFWQGGLAVIEEMLVSVEKK; this is encoded by the coding sequence ATGTCAACACAACGCAATACCGAACTCAACACCACCGAGGTGCTGTGGAATCTCAAAGATCTCTATGAATCCCTGGACGACCAACAGATCCAGGATGATCTGGACTTTTGCCACCAGGAAGCAGACCTCCTCCAAGAAAATCAGGGCAAACTGGCTGAGCTGGAACCGGCGACTTTCGCCCGCACGGTCCGGCGGCTGGAGCGCATCCAGACCAATATGGGCCGAATTGAGACCTATGCCTTTCTCAATTTCTCCACCCAGGTGAAAAACGCCAAGGCAGGTGCCTTTCTCCAAAAGATCAAAGAAGAAAGCAGCAAGCTCGGGCGCAAGTTGGTCTTTTTTAATTTGGAATGGGCCAAGATGGACCAGCCTCTTGCGGATCGCCTGCTGGCCCATGAGGAGGTCGCGGTCTATGACCATTTCCTGACGAGTCTCCGCCGCTATGCCGATCATCTTCTTTCTGAAGCAGAAGAAGAATTACTGGTGGAATTTGAGCCGGTGGGCACGGAAAGCTGGCTCAACCTCTTTGAAAAGGTACTGGGTCATTTGGAATTTGGTGAAGACAAACGGGGTGAGGAAGAGGTGCTGTCTGATCTCTATGACAGCGACCGGGAAGTACGGCGTAAGGCGGCCCAGGAGCTGACTGATGGCCTGCAAAGCCAACTCCATATCCTTACCCATATCTTTAACACCATTCTGGCGGAAAAGATGATCAGCGACCGGTTGCGTAACTATTCCTCCTGGATCAGGACAAGAAATCTGTCCAACGAGCTGGAAGATGTAACCGTTGATGCCCTGGTCACGGCCTCGGTGGGCCGCTATGATCTGGTGCAGCGTTACTATCGTCTGAAAAAGGATCTTCTTGGTTTAGACGAGTTACAGGATTATGACCGCTACGTGCCTTTGCCCTCTTTGCCGGACCAGCAAATCTCCTGGCAAGAATGCCGGGAAATGGTTCTGGAGGGCTTTCGTGGCTTCTCTCCAGATATGGCTGATATTGCCGAGCTCTTTTTTGCAAAAAACTGGATACACGCCCCCCTGCTCAATGGCAAGCGCGGCGGAGCCTTTGCCCACCCTGCGGTGCCGGACGCTCATCCCTATGTGCTGGTCAACTATACTGGCAATTTGCGCGATGTCTCCACCGTGGCTCATGAACTGGGACATGGGGTGCATCAGTACCTTGCCAAAGAACAAGGCTATTTTAACAGCAATACCACCTTAGTCCTGGCCGAGACCGCCTCGGTCTTTGCTGAGCTGCTCATCTTCCACCGTCAGCTGGAAATCCTGGAGAACCCGGCCCAACGTCGCGCCTTTATCTGCCAAAAGCTGGAATCCATCTTTGCCACGGTGTTCCGCCAGATCTCTATGAACCGGTTTGAAAATTTGATCCACAACGCCCGTCGAGAACAAGGTGAGCTGTCTGCTGAGGTGCTGTCTGATCTGTGGATGGAGAGCCAAGTTGCCATGTTCGGTGATTCCGTTAACCTGAGCGAGCAATACCGGATCTGGTGGACCTATATCCCCCATTTTCTGCACACGCCCGGCTATGTCTACTCCTATGCCTTTGGCGAGCTGCTGGTCCTTGCCCTCTACCGCATCTACCAGCAAGAAGGTGCAGCTTCCTTTGTGCCCAAGTATATTCACCTCCTGAGTCAGGGAGGCAATCAGTCACCCTATGAGCTGCTCAAACCTTTTGATATCGATCTTAATGATCCTGAATTCTGGCAGGGTGGTTTAGCAGTTATCGAGGAAATGCTGGTCAGTGTTGAAAAGAAATAA
- a CDS encoding META domain-containing protein: MTPKDFVAILTIFAGLMLAGCAFNQPDKEAALLSNTGWLLTELGGSPVASSPAITLTFGDNGSAGSSDGCNNSSRTYTAGNGTINIGKKIKQTIKACPDSSIKQQAGRFDDALMQAVAYRTANGQLTLLAADGTALAVFLPKSQDEEPRRTSWEAGSAYDNGQSTIMK, from the coding sequence ATGACACCAAAAGACTTTGTGGCAATTCTGACAATCTTTGCCGGACTGATGCTGGCAGGATGTGCCTTTAATCAGCCGGACAAGGAGGCTGCCCTGTTGAGCAACACCGGCTGGCTGCTGACAGAGCTGGGCGGCAGCCCGGTCGCATCATCCCCGGCAATAACCCTGACTTTTGGCGATAACGGTAGTGCTGGCAGCAGCGATGGTTGTAATAACTCGTCGAGAACCTATACCGCCGGAAACGGCACAATCAATATCGGCAAGAAGATAAAGCAAACGATAAAGGCATGTCCAGACTCGTCGATTAAGCAGCAGGCCGGGAGATTCGACGACGCCCTGATGCAGGCAGTCGCCTACCGCACAGCAAACGGACAGCTCACTCTGCTGGCCGCTGACGGCACAGCTTTGGCAGTTTTTCTGCCGAAGAGTCAGGATGAGGAACCGCGCAGAACATCCTGGGAGGCGGGGAGTGCCTACGACAACGGTCAGAGCACAATCATGAAATAA
- a CDS encoding PD-(D/E)XK nuclease family transposase gives MKKHIRFDWAIKRLLRQKANFGILEGFLSELLKEDVKISEILESESNKEREDSKFNKIDILVKNTADDLMLIEVQNERERDFFHRMNFGQAKLLTEHIAEGEDYENIKKIFSINIVYFDLGLGKDYVYVGSTNFVGMHTHDVLELNASQKKAYPITKVSDIFTTYYLLKVNKFDDFAKDSLDEWIYFLKNNEIKEEFQAKGLREAKEKLRVDNLPEPEKKSYEKYLDSKRIEQNVYKTALAEGRSFAEQELKEAEARTEAAKAKAEEERQQKEEERRQKEKAQAEEMKMLAVTVQVLHESGMDADQIARKLQRPVEVIIEILEGKIASDLTEQGNQAQ, from the coding sequence ATGAAAAAACATATCCGATTCGACTGGGCCATCAAGCGGCTCCTGCGCCAGAAAGCCAACTTCGGCATTCTTGAGGGCTTTCTTTCCGAGCTGCTGAAAGAAGATGTAAAAATTAGCGAAATCCTGGAAAGCGAAAGCAATAAAGAACGGGAAGATAGCAAGTTTAACAAGATCGATATCCTCGTTAAAAACACTGCGGACGATCTAATGCTGATTGAGGTGCAGAACGAGCGGGAACGAGATTTTTTCCACCGCATGAACTTCGGGCAGGCCAAGCTGTTGACCGAGCATATCGCTGAAGGCGAGGATTATGAAAATATCAAAAAGATTTTCTCCATCAATATCGTTTACTTCGATTTGGGACTGGGCAAAGATTACGTCTATGTCGGTTCAACCAATTTTGTCGGGATGCACACCCACGACGTTTTGGAGCTGAACGCATCGCAGAAAAAAGCCTATCCTATCACCAAAGTTTCCGATATTTTCACAACCTATTATCTGCTCAAGGTCAATAAGTTTGATGATTTTGCCAAAGACAGCCTTGATGAGTGGATTTACTTTCTGAAAAACAACGAAATTAAAGAAGAGTTCCAGGCCAAGGGCCTCCGGGAAGCCAAAGAAAAACTGCGGGTGGACAATCTGCCGGAGCCTGAAAAGAAGAGCTACGAGAAATATCTTGATTCCAAGCGAATTGAACAGAATGTCTACAAGACAGCCCTTGCGGAAGGGAGAAGTTTTGCTGAACAGGAACTGAAAGAAGCTGAAGCGAGAACTGAAGCAGCGAAAGCAAAAGCGGAAGAAGAGCGTCAGCAGAAGGAAGAAGAACGCAGACAGAAAGAAAAGGCGCAGGCTGAAGAAATGAAAATGCTTGCAGTAACTGTGCAGGTTTTACATGAGAGCGGAATGGATGCAGATCAGATCGCCCGGAAGCTGCAACGGCCTGTTGAGGTTATTATTGAGATATTGGAGGGAAAAATCGCATCTGATTTGACCGAGCAGGGCAATCAAGCCCAATGA
- a CDS encoding HTH domain-containing protein — protein sequence MINLGERAGSGLPKIRQGWESNGGTLCLFDTFTPYDQTRLEMFWKESEGEQSKTPGKRWENAGKTLGKTTEQILQFLTATPTMTIPELADLLNRSESAVERAIRKLRQTEKLKRIGPAKGGYWQVL from the coding sequence ATGATCAATCTCGGAGAACGGGCCGGTTCTGGTCTGCCGAAAATTCGTCAGGGATGGGAAAGCAACGGCGGAACCCTTTGTCTTTTTGATACCTTTACGCCCTATGACCAAACCAGATTGGAAATGTTCTGGAAAGAGAGTGAAGGGGAACAAAGCAAAACGCCGGGGAAACGCTGGGAAAACGCCGGGAAAACGCTGGGGAAAACAACGGAACAAATTCTCCAATTCCTGACAGCAACACCGACCATGACGATTCCAGAACTTGCAGACCTTCTCAACCGATCAGAAAGTGCTGTTGAACGGGCCATCCGTAAACTCCGTCAGACGGAAAAGCTAAAAAGGATCGGCCCAGCCAAAGGGGGGTACTGGCAAGTTCTTTAA
- a CDS encoding COR domain-containing protein gives MNREEIKKELKQLPKGWLYAYATRVAAHSLANIQQLTNQEYLFDKLKVAIYFEPSCIGIVKPYAKNLSSSEVIISLNKSDGAFAKLLIDSFSILLPSTDDTHPFCNLRELTFLKTYLNTGKTVFDYFYQPLYASQSQEWLQGGQEFVKVLREYGHGFDLWADWFQGRIDGKPTDKKFLEAVAYLPEEIFAQEPKYINAYLKSLGNAAGALNRVRVIFLGYGEAGKTSLIRALNGLEVDEGKEKMTPGIDISTWEVPNTEITAHFWDFGGQVVAHATHQFFLRSRCLYVLLLDGRTEINANEQAEYWLEHVRAFGNKAPVMLVGNKADLCAVNLDMARLKEKHKNVLDFYPLSCTQYQNNYALEFQRFQKDLSKEVAELGVHTVRFGKAHLAVLDELTDRSGTESFLPKTDWLDLCAGKGLAEQGDLNQAWLLDLFDKLGVIVHFPKLAALDSYILNPRWLTYGVYTLLYSKEAKEKQGRVDRDEIVRILSAAKVEDNLGNVLSYPAEKAAIIIQAMEQFKLCFPCRHESDMIIIPALLDSDQPKHGFDKQDSLAFEFDFTGFLPRHIMPNFIVGRHDEIKGELVWQNGVVLQRKDESAEALVQVDYHDRKLALWLRGPKANDYFKILYDDLGRILERMPELRFKEFVIVPESSRIGDPPLNFRRSDQPIQANFRQLLAMEEKGRTEYDHENGTFDLYKILQIMPREARPAYQQGNDGKIIYNIDKMDGDIMSGETSKNDNSISIGDGANVQGNTIAGSTIQNSFNTIAESAAEPALKAELERLCQQVEQMLPQLPEEKREEAAQDLDSLVKEATKETPRRKWYELSAEGLIEAAKACAGMAAPVTATIKGILALLKST, from the coding sequence ATGAACAGGGAAGAAATTAAAAAAGAGCTGAAGCAGCTGCCTAAGGGATGGTTATATGCCTATGCAACTCGTGTTGCTGCGCATTCATTAGCAAACATACAGCAGCTAACAAACCAAGAGTATTTATTTGATAAACTCAAAGTTGCTATATATTTTGAACCCAGCTGCATTGGAATTGTTAAACCATACGCGAAAAATCTATCTTCTTCTGAAGTGATTATATCGTTAAATAAAAGTGATGGTGCGTTCGCAAAACTTTTAATTGATTCATTTTCGATTCTTTTACCATCTACCGATGACACACACCCATTCTGCAACCTAAGAGAATTAACCTTTCTTAAAACATATCTTAACACTGGTAAGACTGTCTTCGACTATTTCTATCAACCACTCTACGCCTCTCAATCACAAGAATGGCTTCAGGGTGGGCAAGAATTTGTTAAAGTTCTCCGAGAATACGGCCACGGGTTTGATCTCTGGGCCGACTGGTTCCAAGGGCGCATTGACGGAAAACCTACCGATAAAAAATTTCTTGAAGCAGTCGCTTATCTCCCAGAAGAAATCTTTGCCCAGGAACCCAAATACATCAACGCCTATCTAAAAAGCCTTGGCAATGCCGCCGGTGCCCTCAACCGCGTCCGCGTCATCTTTCTCGGCTATGGCGAGGCAGGCAAGACTTCCCTTATCCGCGCCCTGAACGGCCTGGAAGTAGATGAGGGCAAAGAAAAAATGACTCCGGGCATAGATATCTCCACCTGGGAGGTACCGAACACAGAAATCACGGCCCATTTCTGGGACTTCGGCGGCCAAGTCGTGGCCCATGCCACCCACCAATTCTTTCTCCGCTCCCGCTGCCTCTATGTCCTCCTCCTAGACGGCAGAACTGAGATCAACGCCAATGAGCAGGCCGAATACTGGCTGGAGCATGTGCGGGCTTTCGGAAATAAGGCCCCGGTTATGCTGGTCGGTAATAAAGCCGATCTCTGCGCGGTCAACCTGGACATGGCCCGGCTCAAGGAAAAGCATAAGAACGTGCTCGATTTTTACCCGCTCTCCTGTACCCAATACCAAAACAACTATGCCCTGGAGTTTCAGCGTTTCCAAAAAGACCTGAGCAAAGAGGTTGCTGAACTGGGCGTGCATACCGTCCGCTTTGGCAAGGCCCATCTGGCCGTCCTGGACGAGCTGACCGACCGCTCCGGCACGGAATCCTTTCTCCCCAAAACAGACTGGCTTGATCTCTGCGCAGGCAAAGGGCTTGCCGAGCAGGGCGACCTGAATCAGGCATGGCTCCTGGACCTCTTTGACAAACTCGGCGTGATTGTCCATTTCCCCAAACTGGCTGCTCTGGACAGCTACATCCTCAACCCGCGCTGGCTGACCTATGGCGTTTATACCCTGCTCTATTCCAAAGAGGCCAAGGAAAAGCAGGGCAGGGTGGACAGGGACGAGATTGTCCGCATCCTCAGTGCCGCCAAGGTGGAGGACAACCTGGGCAATGTACTCAGCTATCCCGCAGAAAAGGCAGCCATCATCATTCAGGCGATGGAGCAATTCAAGCTCTGCTTCCCCTGCCGCCATGAATCGGACATGATCATCATCCCGGCTCTGCTGGATTCCGACCAACCCAAGCACGGTTTCGACAAGCAGGACAGCCTTGCCTTTGAGTTCGACTTTACCGGCTTTCTGCCCCGCCACATCATGCCCAACTTCATCGTGGGTCGCCATGATGAGATCAAGGGGGAGCTGGTCTGGCAGAACGGGGTTGTCCTCCAGCGCAAGGATGAAAGCGCAGAGGCCCTGGTTCAGGTGGATTACCACGACCGCAAGCTGGCCCTCTGGCTACGCGGCCCCAAGGCCAACGATTATTTCAAGATCCTTTATGATGATCTCGGCAGAATCCTGGAACGGATGCCGGAACTCCGCTTTAAGGAATTTGTGATTGTGCCGGAATCCAGCAGAATCGGCGATCCGCCTTTGAATTTCCGTCGCTCTGATCAACCAATCCAAGCAAATTTTCGCCAACTGCTGGCAATGGAGGAAAAGGGCCGAACGGAATATGATCATGAAAACGGCACCTTTGATTTGTATAAAATACTCCAGATCATGCCCAGAGAAGCGAGACCAGCGTATCAGCAGGGAAATGATGGAAAAATAATATACAATATTGATAAGATGGATGGTGATATTATGTCTGGTGAAACGAGTAAAAATGACAACAGCATTTCGATTGGTGACGGAGCAAATGTTCAGGGAAATACCATTGCAGGCTCGACGATCCAGAACAGTTTCAATACGATCGCCGAATCTGCTGCTGAACCTGCCTTGAAAGCTGAACTGGAACGCCTTTGTCAGCAGGTTGAGCAGATGCTCCCCCAATTACCGGAAGAGAAGAGAGAAGAGGCTGCTCAAGACCTGGATAGTTTAGTGAAAGAGGCGACAAAAGAAACACCGCGAAGAAAATGGTACGAATTGAGTGCGGAAGGATTAATCGAAGCGGCAAAAGCTTGCGCAGGAATGGCTGCTCCTGTAACAGCTACCATCAAGGGCATTCTTGCCTTGCTGAAATCCACCTGA